From a single Mus caroli chromosome X, CAROLI_EIJ_v1.1, whole genome shotgun sequence genomic region:
- the LOC110286264 gene encoding melanoma-associated antigen B4-like: protein MPRGHKSKARAREKRRLVQDEAQELKDAQAKAGEKGESPSCSXHDSGDAVASTSTAGFPEKSKSQGEAPTTKARKGGACRRSRKSTRGPREESASCSRVPRFSENPQNDLLTRKTGILMQYLLCKYKMKKPAYKGEMLKVINRRFKEQLPEILKKASERIQLVFGLEVKEIKPSGGYYTLVSKLDPSVGNSLTTSLPFPQNGLLMPLLGVIFLNGNRASEAKIWEFLNVLGIYDGKVHIIFGEPRKLITRDLVKEKYLVYQKEANSDPPSFEFLWGPRAYAETTKMKILEFLAKVNETVPQAFPTHYEEALRDQEERAQAEALGSPGPGAKDEAEAKVTLGDPSCTDQVESKVTLVDPDCKDQAESKVTLVDPDCKDQAESKVTLVDPDCKDKAKSKGTLGSSRKYKVYKGSEDYTQVTKLLHHTEIALQASSSSTPSAPVPVPLLPEEQQT, encoded by the exons ATGCCCAGGGGACATAAGAGTAAGGCCCGTGCTCGTGAAAAGCGTCGCCTGGTCCAGGATGAGGCCCAGGAGCTCAAGGATGCTCAAGCcaaggcaggagagaaaggagagtccCCCTCCTGCTCTANTCATGATTCTGGAGATGCTGTTGCAAGCACCTCTACTGCTGGCTTCCCTGAAAAGTCTAAATCTCAGGGTGAGGCACCCACCACCAAGGCTAGGAAAGGTGGTGCCTGCAGAAGATCTCGGAAAAGTACCAGAGGTCCAAGGGAGGAAAGTGCCAGTTGCTCTAGGGTCCCACGCTTCAGTGAGAATCCACAGAATGATCTTCTAACAAGGAAGACAGGAATCCTGATGCAGTACCTGCTCTGCAAGTACAAAATGAAAAAGCCAGCATATAAGGGAGAAATGCTCAAAGTTATCAACAGAAGGTTCAAGGAGCAGTTGCCTGAGATCCTCAAGAAAGCCTCTGAGCGCATTCAGCTAGTTTTTGGTCTTGAGGTGAAAGAAATTAAGCCCAGTGGTGGCTACTACACCCTTGTTAGCAAGTTAGATCCCAGTGTCGGTAATTCTCTGACCACTAGCCTGCCATTTCCCCAGAACGGGCTTTTGATGCCTCTTCTGGGTGTGATCTTCTTAAATGGCAACCGTGCCTCTGAGGCAAAGATCTGGGAATTCCTTAATGTTTTGGGAATTTATGATGGGAAGGTGCACATAATCTTTGGGGAGCCCCGGAAGCTCATCACCAGAGATCTGGTTAAGGAAAAGTACCTGGTATACCAAAAGGAGGCCAACAGTGATCCCCCATCCTTTGAGTTCCTTTGGGGTCCCCGAGCCTATGCTGAAACTACCAAGATGAAAATCCTGGAGTTTTTAGCCAAGGTCAATGAGACCGTTCCTCAGGCCTTCCCAACTCATTATGAGGAGGCTTTGAGAGATCAGGAAGAGAGAGCCCAAGCTGAAGCTCTAGGCAGTCCTGGCCCTGGTGCCAAAGATGAGGCAGAGGCTAAAGTCACACTGGGTGACCCCTCTTGCACAGATCAGGTTGAGTCTAAAGTCACACTTGTTGACCCCGATTGCAAAGATCAGGCTGAGTCTAAAGTCACACTTGTTGACCCCGATTGCAAAGATCAGGCTGAGTCTAAAGTCACACTTGTTGACCCCGATTGCAAAGATAAAGCCAAGTCTAAAGGCACACTTGGCTCCTCTCGCAAATACAAG gTTTACAAGGGTTCAGAGGATTACACTCAAGTCACCAAGCTTTTGCA TCACACTGAAATTGCCCTCCAAGCCAGCTCTTCCtcaactccttcagctcctgtaCCAGTTCCACTCTTGCCAGAAGAGCAGCAGACCTGA